A genomic segment from Spinacia oleracea cultivar Varoflay chromosome 3, BTI_SOV_V1, whole genome shotgun sequence encodes:
- the LOC110791378 gene encoding protein FAR1-RELATED SEQUENCE 5-like: protein MVLLYRYGERDPLKFEGGKHGGKISPICSKVFREKLEGKIYTKFLRLKQEFLCFFYRREKETRKCSCFQQERERNQNKIVHMREKDKGRLGMVPTYRELNMVEFVGNDNEDVIEDVIEEVNITDDEEENGVDDDVVSPPFVGMVFQSWEEVDTYYKRRRVEGKRVYSTRDELGTKRSKKCDFPVLMYCNRTKDGEWVVKRAVNEHKNHCPTPRKSRYVPRYRQEDITSLVKRKLFNDYNSGANVPQIFNCLASERNGVENVTFTKKDLQNIIARDKAEKMKEGDWNAMWKYFKAMSTDNENFFHKHRVGEDNRLTDVMWVDARSRAAYEEFGDVVVFDSTYLTNEYDLPFSNFVGVNHHGQTILLGCALLSHEDSETFEWLFTEWLSCMSNKKPIGFLTDQDAAMGKALREVMPDVRHRWCLWHILTKFSQKLGKYNDYELFKIELHNVIYNSLTQNEFEVQWTYVIKKYKLEGEIWLAGLYHGREMWVPTFFNGMFWAGMKSTQRSESINRFFDGFVDKHTRLFEFAPFYIKAVESRANDEQQADAADQRAVHPLATQYMVERAFRKVYTDAKFLEVQEQCNRVLYLTSLQTTMVSAEVAQHKLEDRVWVLCKETRKEFSTKYMRNYIVQINLETKLVECECKLFETDGILCRHIIKVYDMHDIQDVPDVYILRRWRKDVSRKHSRVKVVYHDPSKTEDVMKHDKLMLAYEPISLKASTKPECIKIVMDTLKALEKRLDQQLIGVEDMDVDETQDDVGTPGLTKTNKRRATTPKSVTNGCSQTKNKRTTKSTPKSVNKRNKSATPPDNVIVNDPVARNKPHRTPSCRHRSCVEPKKKTPIRRRRSKTNDVTGCSQELPTQGADDVEFTHTSPGGIEMLSQDGSLGYFTSNVGGDDGLDIVGDVCDDGLGLDNVDDLLCRNSLGWDN from the exons ATGGTACTTTTGTACCGTTACGGGGAACGGGATCCCCTGAAATTTGAGGGTGGAAAACATGGTGGGAAAATTTCGCCAATTTGCAGCAAAGTATTTCGCGAAAAGTTGGAGGGAAAAATTTACACGAAATTCCTTCGATTAAAGCAAGAGTTCCTCTGTTTCTTTtacaggagagagaaagaaaccaGAAAATGTTCTTGCTTCcaacaggagagagaaagaaaccaGAACAAAATCGTCCatatgagagagaaagataagGGGAGATTAGGGATGGTACCAACTTATAGAGAAct AAATATGGTTGAATTTGTTGGGAATGATAATGAGGATGTAATTGAGGATGTAATTGAGGAAGTAAACATTACGgatgatgaagaagaaaatGGAGTCGATGATGATGTAGTGAGTCCTCCATTTGTTGGGATGGTATTCCAGAGTTGGGAAGAAGTGGATACGTACTACAAAAG GCGTCGGGTTGAGGGGAAAAGGGTTTACTCAACTAGGGATGAGCTTGGCACCAAAAGGTCAAAGAAATGTGATTTCCCGGTGCTAATGTATTGTAACAGGACTAAGGATGGGGAATGGGTGGTTAAAAGGGCAGTTAATGAGCATAAGAACCATTGTCCAACACCGAGGAAATCTAGGTATGTTCCTAGGTATCGACAGGAAGACATCACCTCTCTTGTAAAGAGGAAGTTGTTCAATGACTACAACTCGGGTGCTAATGTTCCTCAGATATTTAACTGTCTAGCTAGCGAGAGGAACGGAGTTGAGAACGTGACATTCACCAAAAAAGATCTTCAAAACATTATTGCTAGGGACAAGGCAGAAAAGATGAAGGAGGGAGATTGGAATGCAATGTGGAAGTACTTTAAAGCGATGTCTACTGACAACGAAAATTTCTTTCACAAGCATAGGGTGGGTGAGGATAACAGATTAACGGATGTGATGTGGGTAGATGCTAGGAGTAGAGCTGCTTACGAAGAGTTTGGAGATGTTGTCGTGTTTGACTCCACCTACTTAACAAATGAGTATGACTTGCCATTTTCTAACTTTGTTGGGGTTAATcaccatggtcaaaccattctgcTTGGGTGTGCATTGTTATCCCATGAAGATTCAGAGACCTTTGAATGGTTATTTACCGAGTGGTTGTCATGTATGTCTAACAAAAAACCCATTGGTTTTCTTACTGACCAAGACGCTGCCATGGGGAAGGCCCTACGAGAAGTAATGCCTGATGTCCGACATCGATGGTGCTTGTGGCACATACTTACCAAGTTCAGTCAAAAACTTGGAAAATACAATGACTATGAGCTGTTCAAAATTGAGCTTCATAATGTGATTTACAACAGCCTTACCCAAAACGAATTTGAAGTGCAATGGACTTATGTAATCAAGAAGTATAAACTGGAGGGTGAGATTTGGCTTGCAG GATTATACCATGGAAGGGAAATGTGGGTGCCTACATTTTTTAACGGGATGTTTTGGGCTGGAATGAAGAGCACTCAAAGATCCGAAAGCATAAACAGGTTCTTTGATGGGTTCGTTGATAAGCACACTCGATTGTTTGAGTTTGCTCCATTTTATATTAAAGCAGTGGAATCTAGAGCTAACGATGAGCAACAGGCTGATGCAGCTGACCAAAGGGCAGTTCACCCGTTGGCCACCCAATATATGGTTGAGAGAGCCTTTAGAAAGGTGTACACAGATGCAAAATTCCTCGAGGTTCAAGAGCAGTGCAATCGTGTACTGTACCTTACTTCCCTTCAGACTACTATGGTGTCAGCTGAAGTTGCACAACATAAGCTGGAGGACAGAGTGTGGGTATTGTGTAAGGAAACCCGCAAGGAATTTTCAACAAAGTACATGCGGAATTATATCGTGCAGATAAATTTGGAGACAAAATTGGTGGAGTGTGAATGCAAGCTATTTGAAACTGACGGTATACTTTGCAGGCACATTATAAAAGTGTATGACATGCATGACATTCAAGATGTCCCAGATGTTTATATTCTTCGTAGATGGAGGAAAGATGTGTCAAGGAAGCACTCGCGCGTGAAGGTGGTGTACCATGATCCAAGTAAGACCGAAGATGTCATGAAGCATGATAAATTAATGCTAGCATACGAGCCAATCAGTTTGAAGGCTTCAACGAAACCCGAGTGTATTAAAATCGTGATGGATACATTGAAGGCGTTGGAGAAGCGGTTGGATCAACAGTTGATTGGTGTGGAAGATATGGATGTTGATGAGACACAGGATGATGTTGGTACTCCTGGCTTGACTAAAACCAACAAGAGGAGGGCAACTACTCCTAAATCTGTTACCAATGGTTGCAGTCAAACCAAAAACAAGAGGACCACCAAAAGTACCCCTAAGTCTGTGAACAAACGAAACAAGTCTGCAACACCTCCTGATAATGTCATTGTGAATGACCCTGTGGCAAGAAATAAACCACATAGGACACCAAGTTGTAGGCACCGTTCTTGTGTTGAGCCAAAAAAGAAAACACCCATTAGGAGAAGGAGAAGCAAAACAAATGATGTTACTGGCTGCTCACAGGAACTTCCCACGCAG GGCGCTGATGATGTTGAGTTTACACACACTTCCCCTGGAGGTATTGAGATGTTATCTCAAGATGGGTCACTTGGGTATTTCACTAGCAATGTTGGGGGAGATGATGGACTTGACATTGTTGGTGATGTCTGTGATGATGGGCTTGGACTTGACAATGTTGATGATCTTTTATGCCGAAATTCTCTTGGATGGGATAATTGA
- the LOC130469320 gene encoding zinc finger CCCH domain-containing protein 18-like — protein MVDHKVQICKFFLQQRCRYGANCRLSHGTLMSLSSLKKYVSPSWGQPFVGASILAVSGNGASIWREAELESWDDKLNKGLVVFRDDGSSETVGAEAMSLSFE, from the exons ATGGTAGACCACAAAGTGCAGATATGCAAGTTCTTCCTTCAACAACGATGTCGATATGGTGCTAACTGCCGGTTATCGCATG GAACACTAATGTCCCTGTCTTCCCTGAAGAAGTATGTGTCACCTAGTTGGGGGCAGCCATTTGTAGGAGCTAGCATTTTGGCAGTTTCAGGGAATGGAGCTAGCATTTGGAGAGAGGCTGAACTTGAATCTTGGGACGACAAACTCAATAAAGGCCTGGTTGTATTTCGTGACGATGGAAGCTCAGAGACGGTGGGGGCAGAAGCAATGTCATTATCATTCGAGTGA
- the LOC110791379 gene encoding probable pectinesterase/pectinesterase inhibitor 51 — MPSPDHQQLLFLLFLSAFLHHSLSSTPIIHICKATQFPHTFQTSLLNFNPSPNPTLTNFIQTMLSLFSRHIRTTQSMIHTILRTFPNHHNRSMASRTCLDYLNLSSYRTRISSNALFSRDTLHEARAWTIAELTYQYDCWSELSYVNGTRVVDKEMSFLNSTLMQTTSNALSLMHALVNYGDDTESWRPPLTERNGFWEKTGGSSSGLGFDSGRVELRGRVNVTVCKEGKAGGCYGRVQEAVNEAPAWLKLKGKERFVIYIKEGVYEEIVRVPLEKRNLVFLGDGKGKTVITRSVNTGVLGISTYNTATVGVTGDGFMASGITFKNTAGPKAHQAVAFRFRSDNDFSLVEDCEFLGNQDTLYAHSLLQVYRSCHMEGNVDFIFGNAAALFQDCTILVRPRQVDPSKGENNAITAQGRTDPAQATGFVFLGCLINGTNEYLNFWRGNPKVHKNYLGRPWKMYSRTIFIKCTMEDIISPEGWMPFRQDFTMSTLYYGEFGNKGPGADVSKRVKWSSKIPEAHMTAYSAQNFIQAHEWDSGF; from the exons ATGCCCTCACCGGACCACCAGCAACTCCTCTTCCTCCTTTTTCTCTCCGCCTTCCTCcaccactctctctcctccactcCCATTATACACATATGCAAAGCCACCCAATTCCCTCACACCTTCCAAACTTCCCTCCTCAACTTCAATCCAAGCCCAAACCCAACCCTAACCAACTTCATCCAAACCATGCTCTCCCTCTTCTCCCGCCACATCCGAACCACCCAATCCATGATCCACACCATCCTCCGTACGTTCCCGAACCACCACAACCGTTCCATGGCCTCCCGCACGTGCCTCGACTACCTCAATCTCTCCTCCTATCGTACCCGAATTTCCTCCAATGCTCTCTTCTCACGTGACACCCTCCATGAAGCACGTGCATGGACGATCGCCGAGTTAACTTACCAGTACGACTGCTGGTCTGAGCTCTCATACGTGAACGGCACGCGCGTGGTTGACAAAGAGATGTCGTTTTTGAACTCTACCCTCATGCAAACTACTAGTAATGCTCTTAGTTTAATGCACGCGCTTGTAAACTATGGGGATGATACTGAGTCGTGGCGTCCTCCATTGACGGAGCGGAACGGGTTTTGGGAGAAAACTGGTGGGTCCAGTTCTGGACTAGGATTCGATTCGGGGAGGGTGGAGTTGAGAGGAAGGGTGAATGTGACAGTTTGTAAGGAAGGGAAGGCGGGTGGGTGTTACGGAAGAGTGCAGGAGGCGGTGAATGAGGCGCCAGCGTGGTTGAAGCTGAAGGGGAAGGAGAGATTTGTAATTTACATAAAGGAAGGGGTGTATGAGGAGATTGTGAGGGTTCCATTAGAGAAGAGGAATTTGGTGTTTTTAGGGGATGGGAAGGGTAAAACGGTCATTACTAGGTCTGTGAATACAGGGGTTTTGGGGATCAGTACGTACAATACAGCTACTGTTG GAGTTACAGGTGATGGGTTCATGGCAAGTGGGATAACTTTCAAGAACACAGCAGGCCCAAAAGCACACCAAGCAGTAGCTTTCCGATTCCGATCAGACAACGACTTCTCCCTCGTTGAAGATTGTGAGTTCTTAGGCAACCAAGACACTCTTTATGCACACTCCCTACTCCAGGTCTACAGATCATGCCACATGGAGGGCAATGTGGACTTTATCTTTGGAAATGCAGCGGCCCTTTTCCAAGATTGCACCATCCTTGTCAGACCACGGCAAGTGGACCCCTCTAAGGGGGAGAACAATGCCATCACAGCCCAAGGAAGGACGGACCCTGCTCAGGCTACAGGGTTTGTCTTCCTAGGATGTCTCATTAATGGAACCAATGAGTACTTGAACTTCTGGCGAGGTAATCCCAAGGTCCACAAGAACTACCTTGGGAGACCGTGGAAGATGTACTCGAGGACAATATTCATTAAGTGTACAATGGAGGATATTATATCGCCTGAGGGATGGATGCCATTCCGACAAGACTTTACAATGTCTACCCTTTATTATGGGGAGTTTGGGAATAAGGGACCTGGAGCTGATGTGTCTAAGCGAGTTAAGTGGAGTAGCAAGATTCCTGAAGCGCACATGACTGCTTATTCTGCTCAAAACTTTATACAGGCTCATGAATGGGATTCTGGTTTCTAA